The following coding sequences are from one Lolium rigidum isolate FL_2022 chromosome 6, APGP_CSIRO_Lrig_0.1, whole genome shotgun sequence window:
- the LOC124663210 gene encoding trihelix transcription factor ASIL1-like, whose protein sequence is MDDDADPTPPVAAAASPSQSPSSSPSPSPRSKRRRTDRYALGFEFAPRPAPSAPAPAQRTTPVWTEDSTFALLDAWGERFVCAGRRSLSADEWVEVSRLAAAADSRPAGYFSESQCRNRIDTLRKMFRKEKERSRLAAHRSNRPSPSKWVYFDKMLSLMSPPAPPPPPLLLAPIVKRRRDTRPVPRQSWGVDVGEFVLAGCSRAAPGNSGPDAELGEDQTDEPGVVKGNDFAVILESIRRLGEVYERVESSKRQHMAELKRMRSDMQRDLEVRWRETLERAQMEIASLEEEDDTEEEGDDDKRLGDYNGVEMQTNGAVDASP, encoded by the coding sequence ATGGACGACGACGCGGACCcgacgccgccggtcgccgccgctgCTTCCCCCTCTCAATCAccgtcctcctccccctccccctcgccGCGCTCCAAGCGTCGCCGCACCGACCGTTATGCGCTCGGCTTCGAGTTCGCCCCCCGCCCTGCGCCATCGGCTCCGGCCCCGGCCCAGCGCACCACGCCGGTGTGGACGGAGGACTCCACCTTCGCGCTCCTCGACGCTTGGGGCGAGCGCTTCGTCTGCGCCGGCCGCCGCAGCCTCAGCGCCGACGAGTGGGTCGAGGTCTCTCGCCTCGCAGCCGCCGCCGACTCCCGCCCTGCGGGATACTTCTCCGAGTCACAGTGCCGCAACCGCATCGACACCCTCAGGAAGATGttcaggaaggagaaggagaGGTCCCGCCTCGCTGCCCACCGCTCCAACCGCCCCTCCCCCTCCAAGTGGGTCTACTTCGACAAGATGCTGTCCCTCATGAgccctccggcgccgccgcctccaccgctgcTTCTGGCTCCTATCGTGAAGCGCCGCCGTGACACACGCCCAGTGCCACGGCAGTCGTGGGGAGTGGACGTTGGTGAATTTGTGCTCGCTGGATGTAGCAGAGCAGCACCAGGGAATTCAGGCCCAGATGCGGAATTGGGGGAAGACCAGACAGATGAGCCTGGTGTAGTGAAGGGGAACGATTTTGCGGTGATCCTAGAGTCAATCCGTAGGCTTGGGGAGGTTTACGAAAGGGTGGAGAGTAGCAAGAGGCAgcacatggcggagttgaaacgaATGCGAAGCGATATGCAAAGAGACCTTGAAGTTAGATGGAGAGAAACTTTGGAAAGAGCACAAATGGAGATTGCTAGtctcgaggaggaggatgatacagAGGAGGAGGGCGATGATGATAAGAGGTTAGGGGATTACAATGGTGTTGAAATGCAGACCAATGGCGCTGTGGATGCTTCTCCTTAG
- the LOC124659672 gene encoding ARF guanine-nucleotide exchange factor GNL2 — translation MARTAASDDDDDGPPTYTVARGTRRDPRLKDMGISCMLNTEVAALLAVIRRRPDPYTYLPPAVAAAEEAVFAGLIQSLKSLRALLFQPRHGAWRCSDPSMYLSPFLDVVQSEEVPPAATGVALSSVLKILRIDVFDECSPGARDAIQAILTAVTNCRIERIAEAGAGAEEAVLLRVLQVLAALLRARAAPLLSDSAVCTAVNTCFQVVQHAASSRGSELLQRTARHCMHEILQAVFARLPDIRDEADDDVSVPSAAGFGARCMVDIFNFLCSLLLNAPDMVMTPEGHGAFTSEEDVQLFALVLLNSAVELGGEAIGKHPKLLRLIQDDLFYHLIHYATECSPLVLSMICSTVLNLYNFLRRFLKLQLEAFFMFVILRVGSGASGLQLQEVAIEGLISFCRQPTFVIEMYVNYDCDPLLRNVYEEVGRLLCKAAYPLSNPMTTIQLQAFEGLVNMITTIADNVEVEKAPDREAYNVDISEYRLFWLERWDSSDDHGHETWVDYVRKRKLKKKKVAIAANHYNRDEKKGVEFLKLCHLVPTPPEPKSMAYFLRYSPGLDKVKIGEFLGDPDDFNLKVLKEFTDTFDFAGSVLDTALRTYLETFRLPGESQKIQRVLEHFSERFFEQQAQEVFATKDAAFILCYSVIMLNTDLHNPQVKKKMSEDDFIRNNRAINSGKDLPREYLSELFHSIASNAITMFSQGITSIEMTTSRWADIVKRSRSMEPFTPCDFKHKLSREVFIAVSGPAVATLAAIFDYTDDEEILNQCVEGLISVARIARYGLEDVLDELLCCLCKFTTLLNPYSTTEETIFTFSNELKPRMSTLALFTIANRFGESVRGAWKNIIDCLLKLKRLKLLPQSVIEQEGGMSSGSDRLGHRPRSDSGVIFPSSHRGAGTSRHVSGMIGRFSQFLSLDNAGESLLSVGNEFENNLKIIQQCRIGSMFTESGKLPDESLQNLGRALIFAAGGKGQKFSTPIEEEETVGFCWDLILLVSLANLQRFSLLWTHMHDCFTAVSQLPLFSPCPFAEKAIVVLFKVAVKLLPGQPSPDRYAEELICKSINLMWKLDKEILDTCCEGISECIVKLIMDHAGSVQTPIGWKTLLHLLSVTGRHPETFDQSVAAMIKLMSDGAQITRFNYAACIEAAFGFAALKISPLEISTKILELMADSVNWLVQWHKSGYSDPGSSNSSGSSNSGSSWPEDASRMGNLATNMFIKLAETLRKTSLVRREEIRNQAVADLGRSFALAAAGELDFGPAGCLACFNLVIFAMVDDLHEKTLEYSRREGAERETRSMEGTLAAATELLADVFLLFLGTLAQGPGFRTFWLGVLRRMDTCIKSDLAAGGGAGVMQELVPRMLKRMIVEMKDKQVLVQRDGDELYEITHIQIQWIAPALKDELFPE, via the exons ATGGCCAGGACGGCGGCAtccgatgacgacgatgatggcCCGCCCACCTACACCGTGGCGCGTGGGACACGCCGTGACCCCCGGCTCAAGGACATGGGCATCTCTTGCATGCTCAACACCGAGGTTGCCGCGCTCCTCGCCGTCATCCGCCGCCGCCCAGACCCCTACACTTACCTGCCTccagcggtcgccgccgccgaggaggccgTCTTCGCGGGCCTCATCcagtctctcaagagcctccgcgCCCTCCTCTTCCAGCCTCGACACGGCGCGTGGCGCTGCTCCGACCCGTCCATGTACCTGTCGCCGTTTCTCGACGTCGTGCAGAGCGAGGAGGTCCCGCCGGCGGCCACCGGAGTGGCGCTGTCGTCCGTGCTGAAGATCCTGCGGATCGATGTGTTCGACGAGTGCTCGCCGGGCGCCCGGGACGCGATACAGGCCATCTTGACCGCGGTGACGAATTGCCGCATAGAGCGCATCGCggaggccggcgccggcgccgaggaGGCGGTGCTCCTCCGCGTGctgcaggtgctggccgcgctccTTCGTGCCCGCGCGGCGCCTCTCCTCTCGGACAGTGCCGTGTGCACGGCGGTCAACACGTGCTTCCAGGTTGTGCAGCACGCGGCCAGCAGCCGCGGGAGCGAGCTCCTCCAGCGCACGGCTCGGCACTGCATGCACGAGATCCTGCAGGCCGTCTTCGCCCGCTTGCCGGACATCCGCGACGAAGCCGACGACGACGTGTCCGTCCCCTCCGCGGCAGGCTTCGGCGCGCGGTGCATGGTTGATATCTTCAACTTCCTCTGCTCTCTGCTGCTGAACGCGCCCGACATGGTCATGACGCCCGAGGGACACGGCGCCTTCACCTCCGAGGAGGACGTGCAGCTCTTCGCCCTCGTGCTCCTAAACTCGGCCGTCGAGCTGGGCGGCGAGGCCATTGGCAAGCATCCCAAGCTCCTGCGCCTCATCCAAGATGACCTCTTCTACCACTTGATCCACTATGCCACGGAGTGCAGCCCTCTGGTCCTCTCCATGATCTGCAGCACAGTCCTCAACCTGTACAACTTCTTGCGACG GTTCCTCAAGCTCCAGCTGGAAGCATTCTTCATGTTCGTGATACTTCGAGTTGGCAGTGGCGCGAGCGGGTTGCAGCTGCAGGAGGTGGCGATCGAAGGGCTCATTAGCTTCTGTCGGCAACCAACATTTGTCATCGAGATGTACGTGAACTACGACTGCGACCCACTCTTGCGCAATGTCTACGAAGAAGTCGGCAGGCTGCTCTGCAAGGCGGCTTACCCACTGTCGAACCCGATGACGACCATTCAGCTCCAGGCGTTCGAGGGTCTGGTGAACatgatcaccaccatcgccgacaaCGTCGAGGTCGAGAAGGCCCCAGATCGTGAAGCATACAACGTGGACATCTCTGAGTACCGGCTCTTCTGGCTGGAGCGGTGGGACTCCAGCGACGACCATGGCCACGAGACCTGGGTGGACTACGTCCGCAAGCGCAAGCTCAAGAAGAAAAAGGTGGCCATCGCCGCCAACCACTACAACCGCGACGAGAAGAAGGGCGTCGAGTTCCTCAAGCTCTGCCACTTGGTGCCCACCCCGCCGGAGCCCAAGAGCATGGCCTACTTCCTGCGCTACTCGCCTGGCCTCGACAAGGTGAAGATCGGGGAGTTCCTCGGCGACCCGGACGATTTCAACCTCAAGGTGCTCAAGGAGTTCACCGATACGTTTGATTTCGCCGGATCCGTCCTCGACACCGCCCTCCGCACCTACCTCGAGACGTTCCGGCTTCCTGGAGAGTCGCAGAAGATACAACGCGTCCTCGAGCACTTCTCAGAGCGGTTCTTCGAGCAGCAAGCACAAGAGGTCTTCGCGACAAAAGACGCGGCGTTCATCCTCTGCTACTCGGTCATCATGCTCAACACCGACCTACACAACCCTCAGGTCAAGAAGAAAATGTCAGAGGATGACTTCATCAGGAACAACCGCGCCATCAACTCTGGCAAGGACCTGCCAAGGGAGTACCTGTCGGAGCTCTTCCACTCGATAGCGTCGAACGCCATCACCATGTTTAGCCAAGGCATCACCAGCATCGAGATGACCACTAGCCGCTGGGCGGACATCGTCAAGCGATCACGCTCCATGGAGCCATTCACGCCTTGCGACTTCAAGCACAAGCTCAGTCGAGAGGTGTTCATCGCTGTCTCTGGGCCGGCGGTCGCGACGTTGGCCGCCATATTCGACTACACGGATGATGAGGAAATCCTGAACCAGTGTGTCGAGGGGTTGATCTCCGTGGCCCGCATTGCACGCTACGGGCTGGAGGACGTCCTCGACGAGCTCCTCTGCTGCCTCTGCAAGTTCACAACGCTGCTGAATCCCTACTCCACCACGGAGGAGACCATCTTCACTTTCAGCAATGAGCTGAAGCCAAGGATGTCGACGTTGGCACTCTTCACCATCGCCAACAGGTTCGGCGAGTCGGTGCGTGGCGCCTGGAAGAACATCATCGATTGCCTGCTCAAGCTCAAACGCCTCAAGCTGCTGCCCCAGTCAGTGATCGAACAGGAAGGCGGCATGTCCAGCGGCTCGGATCGTTTAGGCCATCGCCCCAGGTCAGATTCGGGCGTCATTTTCCCCTCGTCGCACCGTGGCGCCGGGACGAGCAGGCATGTGTCCGGCATGATCGGCCGGTTCTCTCAGTTCCTGTCCCTCGACAACGCCGGCGAGTCGCTGCTCTCCGTGGGCAATGAGTTCGAGAACAACCTCAAGATTATCCAGCAATGCCGGATCGGGAGCATGTTCACCGAGAGCGGGAAGCTGCCTGACGAGTCGCTGCAGAACCTTGGCCGGGCGCTCATCTTTGCGGCTGGTGGCAAGGGCCAGAAATTCAGCACCCCGATCGAGGAAGAGGAGACGGTCGGCTTCTGTTGGGATCTCATACTGCTCGTGTCGCTGGCAAACCTTCAGCGCTTCTCCTTGCTCTGGACGCACATGCACGACTGTTTCACGGCCGTGTCCCAACTGCCGCTCTTCTCGCCATGCCCTTTCGCCGAGAAGGCCATCGTTGTGCTCTTCAAGGTCGCCGTGAAGCTGCTCCCTGGACAGCCCAGCCCCGACCGCTACGCCGAGGAGCTCATTTGCAAGTCGATTAACCTGATGTGGAAGCTGGACAAGGAGATCCTCGACACATGCTGCGAGGGCATCTCGGAGTGCATCGTCAAGCTCATCATGGATCACGCCGGGAGCGTCCAGACGCCGATTGGGTGGAAGACGCTGCTGCATCTGCTCTCCGTCACTGGCCGCCACCCGGAGACCTTCGACCAGTCCGTGGCCGCCATGATCAAGCTCATGAGCGACGGGGCTCAAATCACGCGGTTCAACTATGCCGCCTGCATCGAGGCAGCCTTCGGGTTCGCCGCTCTCAAGATAAGCCCCCTCGAGATAAGCACCAAGATACTGGAACTGATGGCGGACTCCGTGAACTGGCTCGTGCAGTGGCACAAGTCGGGGTACTCTGATCCGGGCAGCAGCAACAGTAGcggcagcagcaacagcggcTCATCCTGGCCCGAGGACGCGTCGCGCATGGGCAACCTGGCCACCAACATGTTCATCAAGCTGGCCGAGACGCTGCGCAAGACGAGCCTGGTGCGGCGAGAGGAGATCCGCAACCAAGCCGTGGCAGACCTCGGCCGGAGCTTCGCGCTGGCCGCAGCCGGTGAGCTGGACTTTGGCCCGGCGGGCTGCCTGGCGTGCTTCAACCTCGTTATCTTCGCCATGGTGGACGACCTGCACGAGAAGACGCTGGAGTACTCCCGGCGAGAGGGCGCAGAGCGCGAGACGAGGAGCATGGAGGGTACACTCGCTGCGGCGACCGAGCTCCTGGCCGACGTGTTCCTGCTGTTCCTTGGGACACTGGCGCAGGGTCCAGGCTTCCGGACGTTCTGGCTCGGCGTGCTGCGGCGGATGGACACATGCATCAAGTCCGActtggctgccggcggcggcgccggcgtgaTGCAGGAGCTGGTGCCACGGATGCTCAAGAGGATGATCGTGGAGATGAAGGACAAGCAGGTGCTGGTACAGAGAGACGGAGACGAGCTCTATGAGATCACTCACATCCAGATCCAGTGGATTGCACCTGCTCTCAAAGATGAGCTGTTCCCTGAGTAG